A stretch of DNA from Gasterosteus aculeatus chromosome 7, fGasAcu3.hap1.1, whole genome shotgun sequence:
AACCATTGTGGAAATTCCCAATTTAAAAACTATAATAACTTCATTGTTACTATTGTAATCCTTTGGTTGTCTTTGGCCCAAACTACACAATAACCAAGTAATTACTTCTAGCACCTTGCAGTTTTAGCTGCTTTTATCTAAACCTGTGAGTGGTGACACAAGACACTTTCTTCTCTTTAAAGCAACATCCCTGGAGTTCACTTGGTGCTAAAACAAGTGGATCACTTTGTCACACTTTGATTAAAACAATCAATAATTATCAATAATTGGGTAATCCGCTTTGACGTGCTGGAAGGCGTGGTCTTTCCTCATGCTTCAAAGGCCCATCATCTGCATAGATAAGTTTCCCCACCACTGGTTTCCAGAGCTGCACAGAAACTCATTCGGGCGTTTGCGGCTGCGGTCACGCTGACCTGCTTACGTCTCGTCCTGAAACCGGCCACATCCTAAAAGAGGACTGAAAGTTGATGCGCATTTATCCCCCTCTGGGTGCACAGCCGTCATCGGTGCCACTCTGCGGCCAGGTGGCGGTTTGACCTTTGAGTGAATGTGACGGTGCCAGCGAGTCCGCATTGAACTCGCTCCAAGGGGCCTGGATACAATGGTGGGATTTGACAGGACGGGATCGAGgcggggagagaaagaagggCTAGCACAATGTGGCAGCCGAATGCTGTAAGCAAATTGTTATTTCTTCAAGGTATTCACATTGTGAGGCAGGAAAACCACCCACATGACTGtgagtgtgtggtgtgtgtgtgtgtgtgtgtgtgttttgaatcgTGTCCAGAGGTTACCAAGGGATACGGTCCAGAACCGCTTCACACATACAGCAGAGATCGCCATACAATTAATCGTTTAAATTGAATTTTAGCTTTAGACAATGGCTgctcttttttaaaatcattttgtgaCATTATGGTTGGTAATCTGAACACGAGTGTCATTTTGTACAGCTCTTTAATGCATTACATGGCACCCGTAAGATAAAACATCAATGATGTTTGTCTCTGAAGTCTTGAAACATaatcattcagttcatttttCCTGCCAACAAATGACGGAGATGCAATTTGGTGTGAGTGTTACTTACGGACGTTGACCACATCGTGCAACACCTGCCATCCATCACGAGACTTTACTGTAACATGATTTTCAACCAGCTGATCccagaaaccacacacacacacacacacacatacacacacacacacacgcgtaatAGAAGGCAAGCacatgatgtgtgtgcgtgtttctgcCCATGTTATGGTGTGACTTTTTTCACAACACTCAATGGCTGCCAATGAACAGTTTTGGCGGACAACTTAGTTgactttttgcattttgaaataGTGCTGAACGTGTGCTTTTGGGTGAAAAACAATACTGCAGAGTGTGAGGTTTCACAGTTATTCGTGCCGTTTTCTCAGTCAGTACTTCTAGTTCCATCATTGTTCTTGGCTCCCTCTGTATGAAGTCATGTAATACTTTTTGGAAAGCTATCATCTGTCCGCCCCCTGATGGCGCAAATGAACTCGTAAAGTATGTTGGGTAGGCGCTACGCCACTCTTCTGACGGTGTAAAGTTACTCTACATTTAGTcagagtcacacacagacacatgactGTGCTTGGGGCCCCTGGCTCCACACGGGAGGGTGTCGGGTTCCCCCTCTCGTTGCTCGTATGAGGGCAGGAAAAGGCAAAGGCGGCAAAGGCCGAGGAAAGAGTGGCGCGACGTGGAGGTGTGTCCGCAAAGGGGTTGGGCCTGAATCCTTTGATTGAGAGATTTGGAGACAATATTTCTCCACCGTGAGCGCCCAATGCGGCCCTCTCACAACACAAACCTCCGACACCCCCCCATCCACAAACCGGCCCTAAGCACAACTGCACAGTTGACTCTGGAGGCGCAGCCCAAATTTAGGGTCCACCTGTTGCCTGTGAGAGAAAGCTTGAGCTTTGTTGTGCGGGGGGAGGTTCAGTggaacggggggaggggggggcgcctgTGGTGTGTGACCCCATTGGCATGTGATCTTAAATAGAAACGGATTGGTGGCTCTGGGGAAGACAGACAATGGCAGCCAGGGCGTCAAAGACGAGCCCCTCTCTGCTGTGCATGAGAAATGTCGAGTCACAGCGGCGTGTTTGACTCCGACTCGGGTTCCTCTgaggttccccccccccccccggacgcTGCATTATTTTAACGTTGGTAGATGATGCTTAACACATCAGTGGGTACAAAAAGCCTCATCCGTTGCAACCTTATGAACAAAGTATGATGCACCACTTGGTTTTGCATTctctttatgtttattttaacaCCGCAGAGCATattattatgttaaaaaaaGGCCGGCCAGCTTTATGTAACCAGGAATACAAACAGGGAGACGCGATACCAAATTTGGCCCTCAGCAAATCTCTGGCTTATGATACCAGAGATATGATTGTTGATTTTAACAGGAATTTAGCAATGTAatcacagctctctctctcttttgtcagCTCTTGGCATAATGCAAACCAGACCTCCTCCTCTGTAATACTGTTCTGCCACACCCTTCGGCCAATCGCCTTTAAGGTCAGAAAAGCTTCCTGCTTGCGTCTCGACCTCTGTCAGAGGACCTTAAGATCAGCCCActgcccccacctcccctcccctccttccctgcctccacccccccccccaaacccctcaCCCTCTCAATACGAGCGCAGGAGCGCATGTGGGTGTGCGCCTGTCACTCCGTTGCCAGCTGGACGGACGCAAAGTTGAAAGAAGAGAGGACACCTTGCAGCGCAGACTGCTCCCTTTGGGCTCCTCTTCGGGATTTTACATTTTGGTCTCATTTTTGCTGTGGTTAAAGTGCCCGAGGTCTAAATCGGGGCTTGTTGTCCTTTTCGGAGAGTCTCACGTGTCTCCTTTTGGCTCCAGACGCATCTGTCGTCAACCGTTACCGAGCGCCTGGAGTTGCCAAAAGTCATGCCGGCCGGGTTTCAGCAACTCGGAGGGGAGGTATTTATTCcgatttcattttagttttctctATTTCAAATGTAGCAGGGCGTGTTGCTTAATCAAAAAGGCGAGGAAAAGCTGTGCGCATTTCGCTGTTGCGTGCGTATTTGAATGAGGAGAGGTTTTACGCACGGCTCTGTCTACGGCATACAAGTCGTAATACACATATAACAATTGTTTTATTGGTCAGAGAAAAAGTAAACACAGTGAGGAAAATAATTTACAACTGATTGTATTATCACCAATGAACGTTGTTACTGTAAGTGCTAAAGAATCAACAGGAGCCCTGATCTGAATGAGCGTGGCCCTTGTTTAGTCCCGAGCAGTGACCTTGACCAGCAAGATCTCGGAGTTTGCAGGTCAGAAATGAGTCCCGTGAATTAGTTGTAGGCCACCTCGTTGGGCTCGCTCCTTTTTCAACACCCCCACCAGCAGTGGCTGTGCTGTGAGACCCCTGGTTTCTTGTTCAAGCGTGcaccagtttaaaaaaaagttttaaaccTGTGATTCTGGAGAGCTCGAGTTCTCTCTTGACAACAACAGAAGGTTGACTGTAATCTGTAATgccatgaagaagaaaaaaaaacacctggagCTGCTTCATCATAAACATCTGTGACTGCCGGAGTTTGAGTTCCGAGGAGTCCGATTTCTAAATAGTGAGGGAAAAGTAAACGGCTTACTGAGAATGTTCCAGGCAGTTTTAAAGAAATGCATGCAGTGTAATAAAGCATACCTGACTGCTTCTGAtccccctcccaaccccccctttgCTGTCGCAaggacacgtgcacacacacaagcacgcactgccttttgttttggtttgtgaaTGCCAAGCAGCACTTATCTGGAGACTCAACAGAGCGAGGTCGAGTCACAGGCCAACGCTCACCGACTAGAAACAAACGCAAACTTTGCCAAatgatttataaataaatagtcGTAGTCATGTTCTGCCCAAATTCGGGTTTAAAGTCACATCGCGTCGACGTCAGGAGGCCCCGCATCCCCACAATGTCAACTTCTCAGGAAGCCGCGACAGGTGTGTGGTTTCGCAGCAGCTCTCGTGTGAGCATCCAGCGTGTTTCTGTCGAATACGTCTTAACCAGGAAGCTTCTAAAAGTCAACTAATCCCCCGTCGGTCACCATGGAGACAGGTGCCTGTACCCTGATGGGAAAGTGCCGGGAAGATGAAGGGCCGAGGCGATTTCCTCAGGATCACTGCTACATATAGTTGCAGGGAGCACCGCTTCAGCTCTTATGCGCTCTTATATTTGCCATTATTATCTTAACGCCGACCGCTCCGAAGAAaagttgttgggtttttttcacctccatgtgtttctttgtgtgtgtttgtactccAGACACTGACTGGAACCTTTGTGCTCTCTGTCTTCACTGCTGTGCTGGGATCTCTAGAGTTTGGATACAATATCGGAGTCATCAATGCGCCCCAGAAggtaaaaatgcaatgcaagccGCATTTAAGAATGGAGGCGTGTTAAAAGAAGAACGCCGTGACGCCGAACCAGACGTtgtttctcatattttcctGACACGACCGCGAGCTTGTTGATGCCACAACATCGGCCTCAAGCGCTGTTTAGATGGTGTTTAGACAATAAACTTGACACTCGACATTTAAGAGGGCCGACAGGAGAGCACAGAGAAGTTTGTTGAAGCTTCGTCTGCGTACTGAAACGCAGCAATGCCAAAGCCTACGTAACACTCGCGAGCGAACAAATCTCCGGTGCCACAAACTCAGAACTTCCTCCCGTGTTGTTAGAATATGTCGCCGGACCCGTCTCATGCTTTCTCCTGTGCAGATCATCGAGCAGGAGTACAATGCCACGTGGTTGCACCGGTACGGCGAGCCCATCCCCGCCGGGACGCTCACCTCCCTCTGGTCGCTGTCTGTGGCCATCTTCTCCATCGGGGGCAtgctgtcctcctcctgcgtGGGCTTCGTGTCCGAGTGGCTGGGCAGGTATACGCGGGCCGGACGCACGGGAACGCTGTTTCCtacgaggggggagggaggggctgtgACCTCTGAGGTCAAACTTCAGTCTAGTACACAAATagaaggtgggggaggaagctGACAGATTTCTGTTAGTATCCTCTAGTCTGTATATTAAGAAAGTCATTTACTCGTAAAACCTACATGGAATTTAAACCCATTACTTATGATGAACCTGGTCTAAAATAGCTTTCCATTAACTGTTACAATGCAAAGGGTGCCGAAGGTAAATGTGTCACATTTCATATTTCTGATATTATTTAAGAATAACCACACATTTAGGCCATAGATTGAGCCGCTAACTGTTTTTGTAAGACACTGCCCTCTGCAGGGTTTAAGGGGTCTGCCTTCCTCGCGCGACACAATCGCACTGCGTAAACGTGTGCATCAAACAGCACACACAGTCTGTAGAGAAATTCACCGTGTGATGTGCCATCATTTCGTGCTCAAGAGTGTCCCTTTTGGGGAATATAATCTGAAGTTAAGACTTTAGTTCCAAGTGTATCAGCCTTTGCTGAGACTCTCTGATGTCAAATTAAGATGTAAAGTCTGCTGAATTAGTGCAAAGCCCCTTGTCTGTGTTTTGGGTTTTCCAGGAGGAAAGCCATGCTCATAAACAACATGTTTGCCTTCATTGGTGGAAGTCTGATGGGGTTGTCCAAGCTCTGCCGCTCCTTTGAAATGATGATCCTTGGACGCTTTATCATTGGTGCCTACTGCGGTGAGCTGTATTCTGTCCTTTCTCAGGGTTTTATGTCTGTCTTATAGCAGGGAATTCACATTCATACGACGAcaaggagacaaaaacaaaccaacaaatgcAAAAACGACCAAGAAAGAATACACAAGACGCTGATCAAAAAAAGATACGAATCgacttaaaaacacacgtgTTTCGGAATCGGTGGCTCTGGCTGGGGGGCCCCTGCACCTGTCTGAATGATTCTGACACCTTTTCACCTCTGCAGGATTGGCATCGGGCTTGACGCCGATGTATGTGGGCGAGATTGCTCCGACAAGCCTGCGAGGGGCCCTGGGCACGCTGCATCAGCTGGCCATAGTCACTGGCATCCTCATCGCACAGGTGCGTGTGCGGCGTGTTTTGACGCAACGACGTTGCCGAGATGTTTCCGTGGATATTTCGTAACAGCCTCTCTCTTGTTTGCGTTTTACGACCGTCACacttgacccccccctccttccgcGCAGATCCTCGGCCTGGAGTCGTTGCTTGGCGTTGAGGAGTTGTGGCCAATCCTGCTGGGTTTGGCGATTGTGCCGGCCGTACTTCAGATGGCGCTTCTGCCTTTCTGCCCCGAGAGCCCTCGCTTCCTCTACATCATCCGCTGCCAGGAGCACCAGGCCAAGAGAGGTGAGCGGGGCTGGAGAGAGCTCCACGCGGCTTTTAGGACGCCGTCGCTTTCAGGactttttatctgtttaaaGGGCGCGATCAATCCTAACCCCAAGGATTTTCTTGGGGTGGCATCACAAAATCCTTATTTTGGGCTGAACAAGGATGGTTTAACCCTGAAGCTGATGACTTACACCTCAGTATCTGGAATAAGTACTCTGGGGTCAGCTTATGTGACATTGAATGTTCTAATTAAACGTACGCACCTCTCACTCCTTCAACGCAGGCCTGAGGAGGTTGACGGGCCGTCAGGACGTGAGCGTCATGCTGGcggagatgaaggaggagaagaggaagatggaCATGGAGAGGAAGGTTTCCATCCTGGAGCTCTTCCGCTCTCCGCTCTATCGTCAGcccatcatcatctccatcctgctgcagctctctcAGCAGCTGTCCGGGGTCAACGCAGTGAGTCATAAAgtcccaaaaagaaaagtgaatccGTGCAGTGTAACGGGCGGATTCGTAAATCTGTGCTCCCCTGTGTTCAGATCTTCTACTACTCCACCAGTATCTTCATGAAGGCGGGAGTCCAGAGTCCGGTCTACGCCACCATAGGAGCAGGCGTGGTTAACTGTGCCTTCACCGTGGTCTCGGTAAGAACGCACCTAACGCCTTTGCTCAGACACATCGGCGTCGTCTTTATGGACTAAAGTAGAACACGGCGTTTCCTCGTTGCCCACAGCTCTTCCTGATAGAGAGGATGGGTCGACGGACGCTCCACATGGTGGGACTCGGGGGAATGTGCGCCTGCGCCGTCGTCATGACCTCGGCTCTCGCTTTGTTGGTCAGTCCACCTTTTAAAGTGCCCCGGTAACGTCACGCCCGCTTCCTCCGCGATTCGCCTGACGCCGTCTttatcccctcctcctcctcctcctcctcctcctcacccgacAGGACAGCGTTCCGTGGATGAGCTACATCAGCATGCTGGCCATCTTCGGCTTCGTGGCGTTCTTCGAGATCGGCCCCGGCCCCATCCCCTGGTTCTTCGTGGCCGAGCTGTTCTCTCAGGGTCCGAGGCCGGCGGCCATGGCCGTGGCCGGCTTCTCCAACTGGACCGCCAACTTCATCATCGGCATGTGCTTCCAATACGTTGCCGTGAGTATTTGTTACCTGGAGTAGATGTTGCGGGTGTCCCAAGCAAATGCCCATGGaggcatttgttttttaaaaacctgGATGTAACCCCATCCTTCTCCAGGAGCTATGCGGGCCCTACGTCTTCCTGATCTTCGCGgcactgctgctcttcttcctcatctttaCGTTCTTCCGGGTGCCGGAGACGCGGGGGAAAACCTTCGACCAGATCGCGGCGAACTTCCACCAGGACTCTGTAGGAGGGATGATGGACATGGATCTGGATCTGGACAAGGCCAGCACCGAGCTGGACTTTTTGGGGGAGGAAAGCATCAACTGAAAAAGCTCCTGCCTGAAAGGGAGAAGGGACCGAGTAGAGCTTGGAATGAACTTTTTGGGGCCCTGACTCCAAACTTTTACTTTGACACGTTGTATTGTACGTTGAGGTCGACTGTTTAATTCATATAGATTGCGGTGCCAAAGCAGTGATAGCAGTGTGACAATTTGGGGTGTTTTGGAATTGTCCTTTTCAGGTACCACTGCGAATTGAGCCTCGATGGAGGCTTAAACCTTTGGATTCATAGTTGACTACTGTATTTGAGGAACAGAATACGAGGGTCTGTTGAGGCATCGGCTGCCCCTGTGGTACGACTTTATTCCCGATGGCAACACCGACCGACGGAGGTGGAGAGACTGCACTTTATGATGACATCCAAAGTTTTCAGTTTGGATGTATgacccctccccacacacacaaacacacagccatagTCACGTATACTTGCATTAAAGTATAGGAACAGGACTGGTGGGTTTGAAGGAACATTGCTTCTTTTAATCACGTATATCAAATGTAGGTATCAAACAAGTACAATTTTGGCATCAAGTCAGCTATTGGGATGTGTAGAAACATTTAAGTCTTCATCGGCTAACTGGGCTTGTAGTTCGTTCTGATCTTTAGGCAAAGTGCCATCACAACGCACATTTCTGGTCATGAGAAACAGCTCAACCTCCTGAAAAGCTACTTTGTACACACACgtttattttttgatattcaggTACGAGGTTCTAAGCGTAGCAGGTAGCCAGGAACAGTACGACGGTTACTTTTTCTAAATCACACCGCATCATACGTTTCTCTTCTGTGGCGTGTGTGCAGATTGCCGTATATCCTTTATCGGGGTGTATCACTACCTTCTGGAGATTTGTATTGAGGTTTTTCAGAGTGTATCTGTAATTTGTGAATTAAGATTCTGTGGTCATGTTGGGACTAAAATGAGGcaaatactgtatattaatGTTACTGTAAACACCTGAGGAGGACTCAGTTATGTATACCTAGTTCTGGAAAGTGAGTTTATGGTTTAATAATAAAATTTAAGAAATCTAAAGCAGCCAAAAGCAACATCTAACAGGCATGAAAttgggtcaagggtgaaaaagatGAGGATATTACCCTTCTAGGGGTTTCAACTGGTTGTTCCAGGGATCTTTGAGTACCGACGAGAGGGGGATGGGAATTGACAAtaggggacaagtcattaaatactcgtgatgcattatattgcatataatgtgtgctgGTCGAGAAGTCTAAATTTTAGACAAATTTTTGcgtagtttagagtgacaaatcgtaccagcgTACTTTGTAAGTCAGAATGCGTAACGGGTTGCAGatctgcttattgatagaacactttaccttctgcctcgtcagtctcctcacctcaaaatctacctcctcaaaaacggtcgcgttagctaatcattttccaccggagctttagctagctggccaacgccgCGTTCCCTCCTGCTGTGTTTAACgactcaattcatcaagctgtagctaacgttagctaa
This window harbors:
- the LOC120821890 gene encoding solute carrier family 2, facilitated glucose transporter member 4 codes for the protein MPAGFQQLGGETLTGTFVLSVFTAVLGSLEFGYNIGVINAPQKIIEQEYNATWLHRYGEPIPAGTLTSLWSLSVAIFSIGGMLSSSCVGFVSEWLGRRKAMLINNMFAFIGGSLMGLSKLCRSFEMMILGRFIIGAYCGLASGLTPMYVGEIAPTSLRGALGTLHQLAIVTGILIAQILGLESLLGVEELWPILLGLAIVPAVLQMALLPFCPESPRFLYIIRCQEHQAKRGLRRLTGRQDVSVMLAEMKEEKRKMDMERKVSILELFRSPLYRQPIIISILLQLSQQLSGVNAIFYYSTSIFMKAGVQSPVYATIGAGVVNCAFTVVSLFLIERMGRRTLHMVGLGGMCACAVVMTSALALLDSVPWMSYISMLAIFGFVAFFEIGPGPIPWFFVAELFSQGPRPAAMAVAGFSNWTANFIIGMCFQYVAELCGPYVFLIFAALLLFFLIFTFFRVPETRGKTFDQIAANFHQDSVGGMMDMDLDLDKASTELDFLGEESIN